The sequence below is a genomic window from Cucumis melo cultivar AY chromosome 5, USDA_Cmelo_AY_1.0, whole genome shotgun sequence.
TCTTTAATAGTATTCATGCATAAACTTTGTCAAATATAACGTACACGAAATATTATTTCTACCCATACTAACATGCTAATAGAAATGCTCAAGTAGATCACAATAGCGTCTCAATATTCACTAACTTATTTATCAATCAAACATATAAATCTATATGCAGCACTACTGTGAACATAATCAATAGACATAGTCCTTCAACATAAGATATGCTACCCTTATTAATTAGACACCCCACAGTTCTAAATATTTAAGTGCATAACATATCTAAAGTTCAATAGAATCATTTTGTTAACTAACTCAACTTCATCACGATAACATTCTATTTATGATATTAACAACAATACAATAATTATGAACCAATATGGTTGTCAACAAAACATTCAATATATACTTATCATACATATATTGAATATCATGCTCAAATATAGCAATGAAATAAAATTGCCAAATATTCTCAGGTCATATATAAAAACTCAAAATATTATTGAGCCTTAGACTATAGGAAAACCAAACACCCATCATTATCCAAAACTTACAATAACTTGACTCTCTATCACGTGTATCATGATATAATTTGCTACTTGTgaaatatcaaaatatatattcatttaGTATGTATCagatattaaatattaaatctaGTAAGAGAAATCTCAACAATGTAAAGTTATGTTTGTGGAACAAATTACTAGCCAAAATATATCAACAACACAAACCAACAATCCAATTAAAGCCATCAACAAATAAATGCATGGCTTATTAAGCTACATTTTAGAATCTTCAACCAAACATTTTCACTATCATCTTCATCCAAATTGACAAAAAGATGAGAATTTAACGTGCTCAATTGTTTttccaaaaaattttaaatcatttCTTCAATTGGATGATTTAGTCTACGAATCACATGCGACGTCTTTATTCCTTTAAATTATTTCCTTTAATTGTAGATAAACTTATAGCAATCTAAAATATAGAGAATCAAAATATAATCTCTATCGATATTTTTAACAATCTTCCCAATACCTTGCGGACAACCTTAAATCTAACTCTCAAACCATACTCTCAAACCACAGTTCTTCCACGATGTTAAGGAAGACAATCTCAAAGCTCTGGCTCTTCGCAAGGTGAATCTAAAAGAAATTCAAGCTAACAAGAACGAAAATGGTAAAGTGGTAACAAGTATTGGAAAACCCTCAAGGTTTTCATTTAGAGCATTGTCAATATTGTTCTTCGAGATCATACCATGATTCTTGCCTGTTCGCTCCTTGAATTGCTTGCAAGATGTAATGTTAAATATAAtctaaatcttttcttttatactcTTTTAACTCTTATATATAAACTccttggaaaaaaaaatctaccaAATGTATTAAAGAgttaaatcaataataatagctTTAAAATTGTGTAAGTGACATTTTGTTGCCACACCTACTTAGATCCACCACCGCTCGTCCAAATCCTCAATCTCCTTTCTATTTAGTTGGTCTCTACTTTGTTTGTGTGAGCATCGTCCACATTCGCCGCTAACCAGAATGCCAGTACTTCAGACACAGTCAACCACACCTTCGCCTCCCCGTTCTTCAGACATCGTCAACCAAACCTTGCGAATCAATCAGATCCGTTGCCCAGCTCAATCCGCTCGTTCTTCATCTCCATTTGtggttttctatttttcttttcttttcagaTTGGATCGATGTGAGGCCTTCATCCTACCGCGCCAGCATGTCAGCATGGTTCCAAAGGATTATTTCGCCGTCGCTTGATCTTTTGACTccttatttttttcaaacaaaattcGGGTGACCTCAATGCTAAATCACACATATGTTGGATTGCTTccaaggttaacacaacttTCAAACTCAAGCATGCTTGCAAGAGTTAAGAATggaataaaaaaggaaaacgcTAACGGAAAGaaattaagattttttttttctgtggaaGGAAAAAGACCACCCACGAAaacttttctttatatatataaaagaattatggtttttgagttataaaatatattaaataataacaattattaatTTTCAACTCTTGTAAAATAGTACAATGATAGTCATTTCCAACATTTACAAattatatagtaaaattttctATGTTTCTTATTGTTTAGACAGAGGATGATAGAAGTTCTACCATTGATATTGATAGAAATTGATACAAGTCTATGACTAATAGACGCAAATAGAAGTCTATTAGTTTTCATTAGTCGTCTATCTTTGATACATGCAGATAAAAGTTTATTAATGTCTATCAGTGTCTATTAGTGATATAAACTGATAGAAGCTTATCATTGATACTATTAGTGATAGAAACTAATATAAGTCTATTATTGATACTATTAGTGATAGAAACTAATATAAGTCTATTATTGATGATAGAGGTGTAGTgtctataaattttttttttctaaaagaattaattaacaatatttataaaatacaatgaaatttcagattctataaataataaatactaaTAGACTTCTATAATTATTTAGTGATACAGACATTATAAGtttaataaatatgaaatttagttatattttacgagtatattttttattttattatatttgaaaatattgatttttGTTTGTACGTAGGGATAATTTTCTTCTCAAAACTATATTATTgttggaaaaaagaaagaaaaagaaaaagaagaaaggcgaaGAGGGAGAGATTCTTGGGCAACAAACCATTGATTTCTCAATACAATTCCACATTTCCCCTCTTTTCACACCTCTTCTCACTTCTCACTCTCTTCACCAAAAATGGGTCAAGGAACTCCCGGCGGACTCAACAGGCAGGGCGGTCTTCCCGGCGACCGAAAGCAAGATGACCCCAACAAGAAGGACAAGAAATTCGAGCCCGCCGCCCCTCCCTCGCGCGTCGGCCGCAAACAGCGCAAGCAGAAGGGTCCCGATGCCGCCGCCCGTCTCCCGACGGTCACCCCCCACACCAAGTGCAAGCTTCGTCTTCTGAAGCTTGAGCGAGTCAAGGACTATTTGCTCATGGAGGAGGAGTTTGTTACCAATCAGGAGCGGTTGAAGCCTCAGGAGGAGAAGAATGAAGAAGATAGATCTAAGGTCGACGACCTTCGTGGCTCGCCGATGAGTGTTGGGAATTTGGAGGAGCTGATTGATGAGAATCATGCCATTGTGTCTTCGTCTGTCGGTCCGGAGTACTATGTTGGGATCTTGTCGTTTGTCGATAAAGACCAGCTCGAGCCTGGATGTGCCATTCTTATGCACAACAAGGTAGGTTTTGTTATAGTTGTTATTCTGGCAATGCTTCGTTCTTGTAATTGGAAATAGCTGACGAATTGGATAAACCTGCATTTATTCGATGGATTGTTGCAATCTGTTTGTTTACTTTTCGCTACTCTTCGATTCTAGGTTCTTAGGCTGTTGAATTTCTCTAGGAGCACAATTTCAGGTTAGGGTTGGTTCGCTTTGTGGGGAATATTGAACGAAATTGAACCCCAAATTAAGTTTTATGATTACACTGAGTTAGGGGAAAATTGGACTTTTCCATGGTGAACTGCAATATTGCATCCTATTGAACGTTACTTTTCCTTGTTGTGAAATGTggatggttttttttttgtgttttacTCAGGTCCTTTCCGTTGTTGGGCTTCTTCAAGATGAGGTCGACCCTATGGTATCTGTTATGAAGGTTGAGAAGGCTCCATTGGAATCCTATGCCGATATTGGTGGTTTAGATGCTCAGATCCAGGAGATTAAAGAAGCTGTAGAACTTCCACTTACTCATCCTGAATTATATGAAGACATTGGAATTAAACCCCCCAAAGGAGTTATACTATATGGGGAGCCAGGAACAGGGAAAACATTGCTCGCAAAGGTATCCATTGACTTAGCCAAACCACACAAGCAAAACTGTCACAAAATTGTGTTAATCTGGAAATTAGGACGATTATTATGTTAATCTTAACCGTGTAAGATTTATTCTAACTCTCATGCTAGTGAACTGGTTGTTAGAAAAGTTTCATGTTTGCTCGATGTTGGGTTCTTTATTTTTGAGTTTGGAGTGAAGTCTCTTGAATAGGTTGTTCTTGACTTTAACTGTGCTACTAATTTGATGTGATCAGGCCGTGGCAAACTCCACTTCAGCCACTTTCTTGCGTGTAGTTGGAAGTGAATTGATCCAGAAATACTTGGGAGATGGACCTAAATTGGTTAGGGAGCTCTTTAGAGTTGCAGATGATCTTTCCCCATCCATTGTATTCATTGATGAAATTGACGCAGTTGGTACAAAGAGGTGTTCATTCTAGTGAAAGTTATAATGAAAGCTTTTCTATCTTTGTATGTAAGCGCAGCATTCCTTATTGCATTGCACGTATTACATGTTGGCCAGGTATGATGCTCATTCTGGTGGTGAACGTGAGATTCAAAGAACCATGCTTGAATTACTGAACCAATTGGATGGGTTTGACTCAAGAGGAGATGTTAAAGTAATTCTTGCTACGAATAGAATTGAAAGCCTTGATCCTGCCCTTTTACGACCTGGAAGAATCgatagaaaaattgaatttcCCCTTCCAGATATAAAAACAAGACGCCGCATTTTTCAGGTGCTTCAAATACCTTTTTTTTCATGAAGAATCCCAAAACCCTTCCATTGCTtggctctctctctctctctctcttttaatcATATAATTTTATTGACGCTGCTGTTCATAAAATGTAGATTCATACATCAAGAATGACGCTAGCTGACGATGTGAACTTGGAAGAGTTTGTAATGACCAAAGATGAATTTTCTGGGGCTGATATCAAAGCAATTTGCACAGAAGCTGGCTTGCTTGCTCTAAGAGAACGTAGAATGAAGGTAAATACTATTGTACATAGCAACTTCTTATAAACTCGTACAGGAAATTTATTCCCTACCTATAAACGTAGTGCATTTTAGGCTTTTAAATGGTGATAAAGTTGATAATAACTGAAGATTTGTAGTTAAACAGTGAGCATttccggtcttatacatacttcTTAAGGGAGTGTTTGGGTGGATGGAGTGGGCTATAGATTATAGTTCCCTCCATGTTTGGTGCTCCAATTATTATAGTTAGTGTTTACAACCATTACAACCATTATAACCTACAATGAGCTATTATTTGAAATCTCTTCTTGTTACTATGTTTTACTATTTCTTACCCAAACTAAAATAGTTGGATACCAAACATAGATTATAATAAACACTAACCATAATAACCAACTAAGCACCTGAAACATTACCTAATATGCTGATATAAAATGCCTTCAAGATTGATGTTTCCTAACTAACTTGCTTTGTACTTCAGGTGACTCATGCAGACTTTAAGAAAGCAAAGGAGAAGGTTATGTTCAAAAAGAAAGAGGGTGTTCCAGAGGGACTTTACATGTAGTGGAGTCTGGGACACATTATGCAAAAAATGTACACATCTCTGTTTCATGGTCTTGTTTCATTCTTCATTTTTCCCCAATTTAATGTCGAACACTAGCAATTTAGCACCCAATTACCTGGTTGAGACATTCCTTTTAGATTTAACGCTTTATACACGACATTCCGTTCTAGACGAATCAGGTGTAACTTCCTTTTTATTAAAAGAATGGGCCCTTTGAATTTATAGCTAGAGATATATAATGCAGCTTTGGGAGAAGTACAATCAACAGCAAGAAAGGTAGTATCAACCACAAACTTGCTATATTTTTCTGTTCATTGCTACTTTATTGATGGAGATTGATTGTTGGTAGGTAATGAGTTATGTTGTTTTAATATCCTTCATTTAGAAGAAACAAATTTATTGACGAGTGAAATTATAGCATTAGGGCGAGGAAAAATACAGTCCCAAAGTAAAGTATTGAAAATTCTTTAAGTTGAAAAGGGAAAGAGGAAGAGATTTATATGATATAATAGATGTCTTACATTTTTCAATTGCTGTCttttagttaaaaaaataaaaaaagtctTTTAAGGAACATTCAAAAAGTCAAATAGTCGTCTGTTTGTTTCGTCTGGGCAATGTATAAATATTGCACTTTATTTTAATGGTTATGATAATGTCACTATGTCAATTATTGTTGGTaacaatttttattattttacattcATGGTTTTAGTTTTTCATTGCGTCCCCACTGTTTCCTTCAGCAAgctaaaataatttattctaaccaatattattataaataaaattaaaataatctaacctcaaatataaattatttgcGATAAGTGGAGTCATCAATCTATCTTATAAGAGATGagtttttttggttttttcaacATGGGATTCTCAACGTTGATATCAACATTTTTTGGACAGAAATGATGAAGCTTTGTGTGATTGATTTTAAGTATTTTTAGGCATATATTGAAGCTACATTGTGCTGTACACATACTAATGTTGTCTTGGACACTACTAATATTGTGCTGTACACATACTAATGTTGTCTTGGACACTACTAATGTTGTCTTGTAAAATTAGTTATGTGCACTGacacaaagaaaaaaaggaaaataattacaatatttTATTCCAGGGGTGTccgcaaaaatagcaaaatattttaTGATAATAGAGTTTATGtcattacattttttaaattacaaaagtaaatttaaaagcAAATAGCAATTTGATAGTTgtttgatatatctaattaattgtcatatttgttatatttgcgaTCTGCAAAAAAGAGATGTTATAAGCTGATTTTtgctaaatttttttgtcacctgatgcaatttttctatattttatttataaattaataatattttatcgGGTTAGTTGGATAAATGGGTGAATTTTGAAACTAATTAGCAAGGGTAGATTTGAAACTAATTAGGAAAAAGggacaattttttttctcaataagACATTCACATTCAATAAACCCTAAAATATTTCGGTCTAATTTTGTGAATATATTTATGAACCATTGGCATATGGTACACACATGAATTTATTAATTCAAAAGTTGTGgaggaaaggaaaaaatatgGCATGAAGAACAGTAATAttttaataatgaaaaaaaaaaggcactTCAAACGAGACTATGTAGTGATACGTGAGAGATGAATAGTTTAGTGCAAAAACAACATTTGAACAAAATTTCCAACTTCATATTGGATTGCTCCACTAAGTAATGTTTATCTcctattttgttaaattatGCAACCGATCCTTAAATTTCTTCCAAACACAGAAGAGTGATGGCCAAGTACTTATATGACTTCCTTTTGGAGTAAATATCATCTTCTTTCAACTTCTTAACTTCTTGGTTGTGTACTTGTGGTTGAATATACTCAAACGTTTAAATTTTGATCACTATTCTTATTTGTTAACCAGTATAGTCCTCCTGCACACAAAAAGTTGTAATATAGAAGTGGAGAAAGAGAGGGAAAGATGTCTATGACTGAATTCTTGACTTGTTCAATCTATAAACAGTGTCCATATCGTAACTTTGGAAATGTTTCCTTATTTCACTTCGCATGCCGTCCAGCCATATCCTGAGAAAGGTAGAGCTAGAAGCTATTGATGCGAAGCAAATGAGAGCTTgacaaaaaggaaaagataagaaaagaaacgAATGGAATATAACAAGATGGAAATGATTGTGATTCGGTAGCGAGCAAACTGGCTATGACAGAGCTTGTGCCATTATCGAGCGGTGAGACAACTGTTGTTCATAAAGCTCTCGGAAAATTTGGTATTTAGCATCATGGTATAGCTTCACCTTTGGATCTTTAGATGGATAAATCACCTGCCAATTGAAGCAAAAATTTTAATGGTTGACTTGACACTAATCCATTTAGTACTTATTCAATGGTCTATGTTCAAGAGGATTCAACTATTTTCCTTGCTTATTCTGtgaatgaaagaaaataaactaGGCTGACTGAGATCACgagaaaagaggaaaaagaacaATTTGATGCATACTTGACCAGCAGAATTCAGGGCTTTCATGGCATCTTGCAGAGTAGAATACTTCCTAGCAGCCACGGCTCCAAGAATTGCTGCACCTAAGAGTACGGACTCGCTTTCCCGAGGTAAAATAATAGGACAACCTGCTCTTCGTCACCAAAATTGCCAGGGTGTAAGATCCAAATGCCATAAAAAATCCTTCTACAGTAGGGTTTAATTTAGTTCTAGCCTTTCCGTAAATAGAAGAAAATCTATGAAAATATCAGAATAATAGAGAAATGAAGGGTAACCAATAATATCGGCGTGCTCTTGAATGAACAATGAATTCTTTGCAAGGCCACCACATGCAAGTAAAGTATTAATCTGTCGGAACAGAAGAAACAAAAGTAAGGAGATATACTTGAAGTAAACTATAAATAGTCAAAATTGGATTTGAGAAGGCATAAAGCAGAGAGAGATGCATAAATTTTCCCAAGAACCACTTCAAATACATATGCATAAGAATATTCTGCAATACAAAAACCATCTAGGAAGAATGAGGTTTAGGATTGAGTTGAGTACAATGCTTCAAGTTGGATAGGTCTTTCTGATgagtttattaattatttttctttttccttttctttttttaattattattattgcaaTCCATCAGAAAGTGCTAGAAGactaagagagagaaaatagcGGCGGAAAGATACATGAGGAAGTAGAGAACGAACTCAAGAATACAGTTGTACAACTTATAGAATAGATTCAAGTAAGGTCGCAGAAAACTACATAATTTAAAAGGccattcaaattaaacaaaatttgaaGGAAGTCAGATGAAAGAGAAGTATAATCAACGCAACCAATTAAAAACCTTTTTTTATGAGAAATATATGAATAGTATGATGGGATGAAATTACAGAAGGGCATAAAGCCGTGTGGGATTACATAATAACTATTATAACATTGGCAAATGGCAAGTATCCAATCCCATTTGTCAAGGGTAAGAAATATCAGTTCACAATACCTTGTGCCCATGGGAATTGCAGTGCTCCACAATGTGGCGTGTACCATATGCAATAGCCTGTACGGTGGCAAGGTACAAAATAGAAAGCTGTTGCTCACTTGTGTCAAGTGTTAACCCATAGATCACTCCTTTTGCTTTTGGATCCGAAATAGGAGACCTAATCCATGGTGCAATCAAGTTCATTAATAATCTCTAGCAGGGAAAGGAGGAAAAAGAACTCCTGGAAAAATTACTAAGCAAAATGTCTGTCATTCATTCACCTATTTCCATGAAAATCAGGAAGTATGTGTATATCTTCAGTCAAAGCAGCAAGAAATGGACTTTTCAGATCAACCACCAAATTCTCCAACAACTTGTTCAACATATCAAACACAGAGATATCTGaaagattaaaatttaaaaagaaaaaacaaaagagaagatgaacAATTCCAGATTAGACACAATCATTTAACTTTTAAGTATACTCTACTTTAATCACAGTAGACGGCATCAATataatcaaataacaaaaagaGTCATACTTTGCAAAGCAGCACGGTTTGCAAGATGAGGAGAGGCAACATGATTTTGAATTATGTGATCAAGTAGAGCACCGGTAGCACTCTGACCACCTTCAGTAAGCCAATACTCAGGTACCATTGctgacatttaaaaaaaaaactcatgtCATTTAGGAGTTTTATGGAAAAGATGGCAATCACGTTTAGAAGAAATACTGCAATAAAACCGTTCCCTCTTTACTAAGCTATGAaagaaatagatattaaatATTAGACATTTGAACTCAGCAACCAACAAAGACAGTAAAATAACAAATTGCTGTATGGTATCAGTAATTGGCACAGAACATATCCATGTAAATTTTGATGGTAAAAACATTTTCGTTATCCTATTGAGAACATAGTCCACCTGCCTCTTTCCTCCTCACCATGCTACTATTTGAAATGAAGAACTTGACAGAAAATATTGGAATTAATTTCAACCATACCTGACCAAAACGGTCCCCATACACCAGGAATAAAGAGCTTATCCCTTGAGACAGCCATATGGCAGGTAGATGTTCCACAAACCAGTGCCATACGATGCAATATCATCTCCTTATCGAAACCTAGAACAGTTAATTTCAATATGAAAGAATGaaatataataagaaaaaaaaaagatgaaatatGTAGGACAAACCACAACCTTCAGAATCAGAATCTTGCCCAGGTACACTTTCCAACACCCCAACTCCACCTGCATGAGCATCAATCAGTGAAACACCAACAGGGATGCCAGCAACCAAACCCAGTTCCTGATAAgcacaaagaaaaaacaattcaatcaaattaaaaatgaaCCTGAAGttgatttcttattttattatttttgtttttttgttttatttttattcctaTTATTGAACAGTTTAACAGCCAGAGCAAATTCTCCTTTCCCTACCCTATCAATGCAATATTGCATATTACATAAATGTTCGCTAATAAGGAATTTTCAGAATTCTAAGTTCAAATTTTGAGGACGACGTTTCTTACCTTCGCAGCTACTGGAGTCAGACCAGAACCCAAGGGGTGACCAGGGAATGCTACACTTCTTCCTAATGACATTATACATCAATAACTTTGTACAGTCAATTACTGAGTTGCAACAAGTAAACCAGTTTTATGGGATGGGTACAATAAACAAAAAGTATAGAGTAAATGAGTACAAATACATCCACTACACATTTCATGACAAACTTAAATTTCTTATGAAAGGAAATAATATACAGAGAGTGCTcaacataaaaaataatcaagaaaaaaAGTGTTTCGATTCTTCCTTATGGATACTAAAGAGTAGAGAGGGAATAATAGTTCAAGCAACGTAAAGGATAAATCTGCACTCAGAACGTACCAGTGCAAAATGATTTAGAAATTCTAAGTATTTCATCAATCAAAAAACTCAACCAAAATATGTTTTCAGCTAATTCATTCACACCTATTTTCGCATGGTGACCATCAACAAGATCTCTTAATCCAATTTCCTCCCAGAAATCATCATCCCATCCACAAGCCTCCATATTTCGGGAATCCTTTTCATTGTACTGTGACATGTGTGCATGGCCAAGATAGGTCCATTTGCACACGGTGGTGCATAGACTGCGTGTGTCATCACCAGTGGCCCTAGAACATCCAGATAATGATCTTAAAGTATGAAAGATATCGAAAATTAAGATTAAACGAAAGCAAGAGATTGGCTGTCTCTTTACCTATAAGACAACCAGTCACTCAAGTCCATCCATCTGAACACCATCGACCATGTATCTGGTAAATTTTCTTTAACCCAGAGAAGCTGCAAAAATAATCTGTATCATAGCATATTCCATGACTGTGAATCTGTGGAAAAAGGCATATCATGCACTTCATCTCAATAGTCGAAGATCGGATGATAAAACAGAAAAGTGGAAAGTGGAAACGGAAAAGGAAAGAACAAAGAAGCTGAAAGTAACTGAATCTGTAATAAGGGTGTATCGTGCACTTCCTCTCAATTATCAAACACAAGCATACAAAGCAGAAAAGAAGACACTGATGAAAATAGATCATGGGaataaatgttttattttagcAAAATTTCATCATTCCTTTCCATTTTCGTTTTCCAACTTCTGTAACTATACACCCTAAGTATTACCACAACAGATGGGGGAACATTTTTGAAAACCTCAAGGAGCACAGATTTCAGATATATTTTTTCACTAAACAAATGAAAAATGGTTCCGctttttaaacaaatatgtcTGGCACAACATTAACAATGGGATCAAACATCTATTTGAATACCTTAGGTGGCTGCATCTCAGGGGAAAGAGATCCACCACAGTATTGTAGTACTGGTGAATTGAAAGAATTGATCCTTTCAGCCTGCTCTACAGCTCTATGATCCATCCACACTATTACATTTCTTCTTGAGTCACCACTCCAAGATACTGTAACCGGTGAACCATCAGCATCAACTGCAACTGCAAACAAACCATTTCAAATGAAATTTGTAAAGGCTTCCATCAAATGCCAATTAAAGAAGAAATTGTTATCTTGTGAGTCAGTCAGTCATTAATAGAGCAAGATAAAATAACCAACTAATAGCATACAGACCAAGAGAGCAGGTAGCAGCAAATCCAAGACCCTTCACTTCCTCCCCTGAGACATTTGCCTTGGAGCATGCTGATTTCACTGCAGCACAGACTGCATGCCAGATATCTGTCGAGGATTGCTGGTTTGAAATAGAAAGCTCATAAATAATCATGAAAGCCCGACATACTCTTGGGCTGGCAGTTGTACTATTGACTGTTATTGTTATTGCTACATCGGCAGAGGCAAGCCATcataaaattttgaaacttgCAATACAACTCTAAGATTTCTACAAAGTTGTTACTGACATTTTGACAATGGCTAGACAGATTGAGTCACATTATTGCCATATGGGTTCATGTTGGCAACATATAATGCAATTTTTATTTCTGATCCACCTGGTAGCAATTGAGAACAACTCAGTATGGATATGCTAGGCCCCCAATCTTATTTACGTATAATAGGAGGAATAAGAAGAAACATGAAACCAATGAGGGGGGAACAAGTGGCAGGGAAGGTCATGGCCATGAAACCAATCCAGAGGAGGCACATGGTGGAGGGGAAGAAAACAAGGAGGATGGGGACCAGAAAGGGGGACCCACAGTTAGTTAGTAGTGGGTAATTAAAAGGGGACAGCAGGCACAGGGGGAGGGTACGAATGTTTTTGGAGGAAAAGGGGCAGAGGTAGCCATCTCCTGATAGGGGAGAGTGCAGAACCAGGTTTTACCATCTTGTTTTGTGTCTATATAGTCGGCTGGTCGACGTGAACGTTATTTTGGAAGCCCTAGTGTTATTCTGCTTTGTTGTTTTGTTAAGTTTTCCGTGTGTTAATATTCTGTAGTGTTGGTTTGAGTTTGTTCATCGTTTGTTTGGGCTGTAATCAGTTTTTGGAAGGAAATATATAAATCAAATGTTGAAGAGTCTTaacaaattggtatcagagcatcaTACCTGGGCAAATCGTAACAATGTCGAAAGCAGCGGAAGAATAGTTGGAAACGGTGGAGCTGGAGATGAAAAGGCTGCCGATGATTGAGGAGAACATAGCATCGTTGGCCAAAAATATCGCGGAGATGAACTCGCAAATCGACAAACAGGCGCAGCAGCAGCAAGTGATATTGAAGTATATTGAAGGAATCATTAACGACGATTCACCGGGAAGAAAGATAGAAGAAGGATCCACCAACAAGGTTACTATGGCAGAGGCATCCTCCCCAGCGACTGTCGAAGAACCAAAGTTGGAAACAAAAACAGAGGAAGAACGAACGCTGGATCGAAGTAAGTTTAAGAAAATGGAGATGCCAGTTTTCGATGGAACAGACCCCGACTCGTGGCTGTTCAGAGCGGACCGCTATTTCAAGATGCATAACTTATCAGATTCGGAGAAACACACAATGGCAGTGATCAGCTTCGACGGGCCTGCGTTAGACTGATATCGATTTGAAACAGAAAATGCTGGTGAGGTTCCGAGCAACCAGGGAGGGAACGTTGGTGGGCCGATTCTTAACGATCAAATAGGAGACCACCGTCGAGGAATACCGGAACCGTTTTGACAAGCTACTAGCACCGATGGCTTCCCTGCCCACGGTGGTGTTAGAAGAAACGTTTATGAATGGACTTAACCCATGGTTGAAGTCTGAAGTGGAAACCCTGGAGCCCAATG
It includes:
- the LOC103499255 gene encoding uncharacterized protein LOC103499255 isoform X1 yields the protein MSTKRNSWSETAPLLGQQQRFQSLPARLPSSNIGMASPADSVLPLRPVFLGVDVGTGSARAGIFDETGKLLGSSSSPIQIWKEGNCIEQSSTDIWHAVCAAVKSACSKANVSGEEVKGLGFAATCSLVAVDADGSPVTVSWSGDSRRNVIVWMDHRAVEQAERINSFNSPVLQYCGGSLSPEMQPPKLLWVKENLPDTWSMVFRWMDLSDWLSYRATGDDTRSLCTTVCKWTYLGHAHMSQYNEKDSRNMEACGWDDDFWEEIGLRDLVDGHHAKIGRSVAFPGHPLGSGLTPVAAKELGLVAGIPVGVSLIDAHAGGVGVLESVPGQDSDSEGFDKEMILHRMALVCGTSTCHMAVSRDKLFIPGVWGPFWSAMVPEYWLTEGGQSATGALLDHIIQNHVASPHLANRAALQNISVFDMLNKLLENLVVDLKSPFLAALTEDIHILPDFHGNRSPISDPKAKGVIYGLTLDTSEQQLSILYLATVQAIAYGTRHIVEHCNSHGHKINTLLACGGLAKNSLFIQEHADIIGCPIILPRESESVLLGAAILGAVAARKYSTLQDAMKALNSAGQVIYPSKDPKVKLYHDAKYQIFRELYEQQLSHRSIMAQALS
- the LOC103499255 gene encoding uncharacterized protein LOC103499255 isoform X3, with product MDHRAVEQAERINSFNSPVLQYCGGSLSPEMQPPKLLWVKENLPDTWSMVFRWMDLSDWLSYRATGDDTRSLCTTVCKWTYLGHAHMSQYNEKDSRNMEACGWDDDFWEEIGLRDLVDGHHAKIGRSVAFPGHPLGSGLTPVAAKELGLVAGIPVGVSLIDAHAGGVGVLESVPGQDSDSEGFDKEMILHRMALVCGTSTCHMAVSRDKLFIPGVWGPFWSAMVPEYWLTEGGQSATGALLDHIIQNHVASPHLANRAALQNISVFDMLNKLLENLVVDLKSPFLAALTEDIHILPDFHGNRSPISDPKAKGVIYGLTLDTSEQQLSILYLATVQAIAYGTRHIVEHCNSHGHKINTLLACGGLAKNSLFIQEHADIIGCPIILPRESESVLLGAAILGAVAARKYSTLQDAMKALNSAGQVIYPSKDPKVKLYHDAKYQIFRELYEQQLSHRSIMAQALS
- the LOC103499255 gene encoding uncharacterized protein LOC103499255 isoform X2, producing the protein MSTKRNSWSETAPLLGQQQRFQSLPARLPSSNIGMASPADSVLPLRPVFLGVDVGTGSARAVAVDADGSPVTVSWSGDSRRNVIVWMDHRAVEQAERINSFNSPVLQYCGGSLSPEMQPPKLLWVKENLPDTWSMVFRWMDLSDWLSYRATGDDTRSLCTTVCKWTYLGHAHMSQYNEKDSRNMEACGWDDDFWEEIGLRDLVDGHHAKIGRSVAFPGHPLGSGLTPVAAKELGLVAGIPVGVSLIDAHAGGVGVLESVPGQDSDSEGFDKEMILHRMALVCGTSTCHMAVSRDKLFIPGVWGPFWSAMVPEYWLTEGGQSATGALLDHIIQNHVASPHLANRAALQNISVFDMLNKLLENLVVDLKSPFLAALTEDIHILPDFHGNRSPISDPKAKGVIYGLTLDTSEQQLSILYLATVQAIAYGTRHIVEHCNSHGHKINTLLACGGLAKNSLFIQEHADIIGCPIILPRESESVLLGAAILGAVAARKYSTLQDAMKALNSAGQVIYPSKDPKVKLYHDAKYQIFRELYEQQLSHRSIMAQALS